From a single Populus nigra chromosome 18, ddPopNigr1.1, whole genome shotgun sequence genomic region:
- the LOC133677801 gene encoding LEAF RUST 10 DISEASE-RESISTANCE LOCUS RECEPTOR-LIKE PROTEIN KINASE-like 2.1, which yields MVAHLLLLLYRHLPIITIFLVLILASTSYGEDDNRDYRDCKKQFNCGVLSNLSYPFWGGDRPEVCGHIGFELKCEEGQLPIIPSDTLEFRLSRLNQSSRLMTLQLVNSQDYICPTQNLANSSTESDIHVFGYDLNLQNLNLLYNCTVPNSTLEQNSISSSYSNCSEYSGRSFYGSDDILESSSGLNQTQCSIRFKIPIPVESFRRLTGDTPELEQVLGEEFNVSYKYDQGPSICDGCIASKGICGTNLTDPNREFLCLCRDHHYPFVCKGHNLKDRQRITAIGIASGSAGILIICIILYARRKASSIYPLVFLKKTHDQDLEHLIRHHVPLPLKRYSFSDVKKMTNFFKDKLGQGGYGTVYKGRLTDGHLVAVKVLVASERNGEEYINEVASISRTSHVNIVTLLGFCLERDKRVLIFDFMPNGSLEKFINHENAFQASQQLGWEKLYQIVIGVARGLEYLHRGCNTRIVHFDIKPHNILLDADFSPKISDFGLAKSCTRKESNVSLLEARGTIGYVAPEVFSRNFGRVSYKSDVYSYGMMVLEMVGGKKNHEAEISSGSEKYFPEWIYKHLEVDDESGITGVPTSEQADSVKKILIVGLWCIQTNPADRPSMSKVIEMLEGPIGALKIPPTPFMSSPPRLIPYSTTTSLT from the exons ATGGTTGCCCATCTTCTGTTATTACTCTATCGACACCTCCCCATCATCACCATCTTCCTTGTCCTAATCCTTGCATCAACATCTTATGGCGAGGATGATAATAGAGATTACAGAGACTGCAAAAAGCAGTTTAATTGTGGAGTCTTATCAAACCTTTCTTATCCTTTCTGGGGAGGTGATCGACCTGAAGTTTGTGGACATATAGGGTTCGAGCTCAAGTGTGAAGAAGGCCAGCTCCCTATAATCCCTAGTGACACACTAGAATTCCGCCTATCTCGTTTAAATCAATCTTCCAGGTTGATGACTCTGCAGCTAGTGAATTCCCAAGATTACATTTGTCCTACTCAAAATTTAGCCAATTCAAGTACTGAGAGTGACATCCATGTCTTCGGCTATGACCTCAACCTTCAAAACCTGAACTTACTTTACAACTGCACGGTCCCGAACTCGACGCTGGAGCAAAATAGCATTTCGAGTTCGTATTCGAATTGTAGTGAATATAGTGGCAGATCATTCTATGGAAGTGATGATATCTTGGAGAGCAGTAGTGGGCTAAACCAAACGCAATGTAGCATAAGGTTCAAAATCCCCATTCCAGTTGAGTCTTTTCGTCGACTAACGGGTGACACACCAGAATTGGAGCAAGTTTTAGGAGAAGAGTTTAACGTGTCGTACAAGTATGATCAAGGTCCTTCAATTTGCGATGGATGTATAGCTTCGAAAGGAATATGTGGAACCAACTTGACTGATCCCAATAGAGAGTTCTTGTGCCTTTGCCGTGACCACCATTATCCTTTTGTGTGCAAAG GTCATAATCTGAAAGACAGACAACGGATTACTGCTATTG GTATTGCCTCTGGATCAGCAGGAATTTTAATCATCTGTATCATTCTTTATGCCAGAAGGAAGGCCTCATCAATTTATCCACTGGTTTTCTTAAAGAAGACACATGATCAAGATCTTGAGCATTTGATAAGACATCATGTGCCTCTACCTCTGAAAAGATACAGTTTTTCGGATGTCAAGAAAATGACCaattttttcaaagataaaCTTGGTCAAGGAGGTTATGGAACTGTATACAAAGGAAGGCTAACGGATGGCCATTTGGTGGCAGTGAAGGTCCTGGTGGCTTCAGAACGGAATGGGGAAGAATACATAAATGAGGTAGCAAGCATTAGTAGAACTTCCCATGTTAATATTGTCACTCTGCTAGGATTTTGTTTGGAACGTGACAAAAGAGTTCTCATCTTCGACTTCATGCCCAATGGATCCTTAGAGAAGTTCATAAATCATGAAAATGCCTTTCAAGCCAGTCAACAACTAGGATGGGAAAAATTGTACCAAATTGTAATCGGCGTTGCTCGAGGGCTTGAGTATTTGCATCGAGGGTGCAATACAAGGATTGTGCATTTTGACATCAAACCTCATAACATTCTTCTCGACGCAGATTTTTCCCCTAAgatatctgattttggacttgcgAAGTCATGCACTAGGAAGGAGAGCAATGTATCGTTATTGGAGGCAAGAGGAACCATTGGATATGTAGCGCCAGAAGTGTTCAGTAGAAACTTTGGGCGAGTTTCATACAAGTCCGATGTCTATAGTTATGGAATGATGGTTCTGGAAATGGTTGGAGGAAAAAAGAATCATGAAGCTGAAATCAGTTCTGGTagcgaaaaatattttccggAATGGATTTATAAGCATCTTGAGGTAGATGATGAATCTGGAATTACTGGTGTGCCTACTTCAGAACAAGCTGACAGtgtgaagaaaatattaatagttGGCTTGTGGTGCATCCAGACCAATCCAGCTGATAGACCATCAATGAGTAAAGTGATAGAAATGTTGGAAGGACCTATTGGAGCATTGAAGATTCCACCAACGCCTTTCATGTCTTCTCCTCCAAGGTTAATTCCATACTCAACAACAACATCATTAACATGA